A region of the Bombus affinis isolate iyBomAffi1 chromosome 7, iyBomAffi1.2, whole genome shotgun sequence genome:
ATGGTTCATTTGAGAACGCTGGAATTGAATCGAAtgtatattattgtataaaatgtTCCTTGTATTTGTACATGTCGTGATATCATCAATTTGCAAATATAGCCAGTATTGATTTGTTATTAAGCTTAAATGAGCGAGAAATCTGTAAAAATATActctaattttatttataacttcgtattttatgtattataattataagaaACCGAGGTAtacatgttttatataacaaattTCTGTGGAACGTTGTACGGTGATTAGTACGATgttttattgtaattaataGCGGTCACGATCATTTGTGTACATTACAATTGCAAAACTGTTGAGTGCGGACTGCGTAAAAAGACaaaatgtaattatttttatgttGAAGAATTTCAAAATAGGAAGCAAAGAAGTTGGTTTTTTCGAATTATACTAAATAAAGATGGGATACATTTTCTGCTTGATATTAAAAAGaccttatctttttcttttaccaACATGCGACGTCCGTTAGTcaattcataaataaataacattacTGTTAATAAATTCCTCTACGTTAAGCTTTTCTAGAGAATGGCGAGGTAGGCCTCAAACTTCTCAATATGTGCCCATGAAGGCCGTTTCGCCTCCTTTCTTCTTGGTTTTTCAGCAGTGCTCTTTCATGTGGAATATCATCGTAAAATAACTCGCCCTGGCTATAAAGATATTTTACAGCGAGCATTGCTTCCTCACCGGTCAATAAATACGGGTCGTGGTATTCTGAAATATCATTAAAACTAAAACGAATGTCTCTCACTTTATTTTTAAAAGCAAATCAATATATCCTTGCATTCTTCTAGTGTATTCTTGCGTGTCAAATGTATTGCTCACCAAGCCCATTGGAAAAGTCAGGTGTCATATGCCTTGATTCTCGCGAACTGTAACCAAGATCATTGATATCCACTGGTGGAATGAAAACGCCTACCGGCCACAAAGATTCTGCATTTTCCGGTTTTATATATGGTGCAACGTTACCTTTGTTGTGTAATCGTTGCCCTGTGAGAACATGCATAAtttattatagtatatatcatattataaattaatattagatCCTAATTAACGAATATATTCACTTCGTTAAATTATTGGGTTACgtattacgtattacgtattACGGTTACTCTTATACTTATCAGAACGGAATATCGTACCAAATTCTGTAGGGTTTCCTGTTGTGCTTCTTCTCCCAATAGAGACGTAAGACGTCTGATCTATCGTCCGATCCCCTGACAGATAGGAATTAATGTTGTTTTGTGATAATGCAAGATTTTtaacgatatagtatgtaaTTACATTTATGAACTAACCGTCTGTCGTAATACCGTGCTCATAAATGTGCGGAGGAGAAATAAATTTCACGTGCACTTTTGAGAGCGGCAAAGCTCTGGTTGCTGCAACAGCAACTAAGAAGACCACCACTTTCATCTGTAATTAAAATTCTCGGATGTTCATGCGTTTACCACGAACTTCTCTTGGTAGAATCTGAATTTAAAAGGTATTTGGAATTAATTCCTTGTTTTTTTGCCGTAGAGTAGCAAACATCgtgatatgtatatatgtatatatatatatattttgaagGACCCTATTTTACTTTTACTACTAAACTTGTTCTTCCTATAATGGTAATATAAAAGTAGGTCAAGGTATTTGTGGCTAATATTTCTACGCTCTACCAACACGGATGATCGAAAGAACGAAATGTAAATGTTAAACCGCATTTACGAAACGATGACGCCATCGGTGGGCCCTGCTGAGAGTGAAATAGACAGAACTATGATCTCGCAGGTTCTCCATTGGTTTCTCTGACGAAAATTAATTGTATACCTCGTCACAGTGCTGCCTAATATAGCCAGATAATCTGGTGCTTGTAAACGATAATCACAGCCCGTGGCTGACATGTTCGAACATATCTTATTACGGATATGTACAAGATAAGGACGTAAGTAGAGTCTCCGCGGTAGTGATTTGTTTGCAGTCTTGTGTCGTATATCATCGTTATTGTGATATATATCATCGAGTAGTGTTAGGTAAACTACTAGACGCGCGGATCGAATGTTGCGGGACTGACTATCATGCGAACCAATGTCCACTGAAATAAACAATTATCCTTCGACACGAATGCTTCATACATCAAACGAGTCTAAAAGAGAATCTGAAAGCGACCATAGAAGCAACATCCTCGACGCGTATCATAATTTGTACATGTTTATGTGTgtatatgtttctttatattcgCGTGCTTGTGCTTATCTGTGTGTGTTTGCAGATGTACGCAATAGATGACTGTGAATTGGTTCGCTCATACATGACTCGTACACAGCGCGTCTTGCAAGGGATTACATAGATATCTATTCACGATTTCGTCACTCTGTTGTACATTCGAATGCGAACGTTCGTAGAAAGTAAACGTCCAAATAGTGTTCATATTTTAAGTGAAACGCTGCTCCATTTCTGCTTTTTATGCCTTATTATAGAAAGACCAATTTATAGGgctattttcttctttcacgAAACGGTTATTCAACGACATTGGCTAACTCGCATATCTATAGCTTTCATCGAGCTTGGTGGTTCGCGAAACGGTTCAACGAATTGTGCCATTGCTTTGGCAAGCGCATCGTCAACGAGTAATTGAAAATCATGCTGGTATGTAATATTTACTTTCTATTAAAGGAATGCTATCGGTTAATAAgatttattaagaaaaatcgAGAAACACGTATATTTTTCCTATCCTGATGTAATATGTAACTATATCGCGATTGAAACTAGATCGTACATTTTCATTACCTTCACATAGAACGAGTGCACTTGTGCTTGACAAGAGCCTTATTCCGCCAAGATAGTAGCAGTTAAAGACATTCGTGTGTTCGACGATGCGTGTCAAACCACCCTTTCGCCTTCCTTCCCGCTCACCTTCACTCGCGAAGTAGAAGTGGCTCCTATTAATTCTGCGCCCATTGTAAGGCAGTGAAACGAAATGCAATAGCTACGATGGAAAATTTTTCACCGCCGATACAAACACTTGTATGCACTGgatgtaatattttttatagaaatcctTAATTGCGAAACGCTACATATATGTGCTTCCAATGACTCTCCAAAGAAAGAGATACATTGTAAGAAATAGAAAACGTGAGAGAAAAGAATGAGAAAATGGAAACGAATGTTTTTGTAGAACTGTAATGTACATAGAAAGAATGGTTTATCGTCAAGTATTTGCTTTTAGAAAGTACCTGTTACATACAAACACGTAAAGTATTACACATTAGATAATTGCGATGATTGATCGAGTCACGCGAAAGAAAGTGATTAACATTAATAAAGACAATCTTAATTGTGTATTGATGTTATGTCAGCTATAGAAAAGCATTAATTACTTTAATTAACCATCAGTGTTCCATCAATTAATCCAGTCAAGTGTTATGTCCAATTAAATGTAGAAGCAATGAACAATGGAAACTCGGAACCTTCGCTTTATTGTATGAAAACATCTATCACTGGTACATACACCGCTCTCTGGCACGAttttatttatacttttaattgCAGTAATGAAGTTTCGTAGAATTTCGTGATAAAATTTCTACACAGGGTCatgttataaatatgcataaaaAACCGAAGaagtatttgaataataaattgGTAGTCGTTGTAACACTCACCATCGACATTATGAATAACACTTGCAAAATATCGACCACTGACGTTCAGTTTCGTTCCGCTTGTTGAGTTGCTTACACACTGGTGAACACCCGCGTGAAAACGTAATTCCGAAACGATTTGTCTAGTGTCTTCTAAACACGACCAGGAACTGTTCCAGTTTAAATGTCTCGGGAGAATGTCGCGCGTGGTTCCAGCATCCCCCTTCTTGTTACGTACCCCACCTGACCAGAAACCCAGTTGCGAAGGTTCGTAAGGACTCGCACGGGGATACGGTAGAACTTTCATTTCGGTGAACGCGATGCAACCATCCTTTATACGTTTTGAAGGTGCCGCGCGCAAGGATGACCAATGTATGCGCTGCATTGTATGCGCAAGAGTGCGTTCCTTCGGCGCGTTATACGCGGTTGCGTCACTGCTACTACGAAATTgtcaaaaaaagaagaaatttgatCTTTTAACAGCCGATTATTGTTACATATAAGACATTTCTGTGAACGTATCAATGTGATTCTTTCAACTGAAATTATAAATTTGCAACGACTTGgactttttattatatgtaATCGAATGATACACTGGTGTTTATGAAGTTCGAGATCATATCTAAAAAATACGTAAGTTTTTAATACTCTATTACACATATAATTACACGAATTTGAAATGATTTAGTCTGTTAATAGTTATACGCTTTAGTCAGTGATTTTTAAAATTTCGTTGAAAGAGGTATGATGTCCAGATTTtatgttttaaataattaaagtacTTTCTAAGATTTCATGtttatatatcaatgttttgTCGCATCTAAGTTTTTATAATATTGAGTTAATACGTAGAAATAAGTAATTAGGATTATTTGAAAACAAAATTATATTCCATCCTCTTATTTGCTAAATTCGCGCTATTTTCATGTTTTGATATCATGGCGGTATAGTGTACACTATGTAACAATAATAAGTGTAGCAGTAATAACTCTATCAACACAGTAATAAAGctatctttatttatttgtttatatgaCTGTTACGTAATTGTAATTATCATGCGATATTTTGACTTACTTTGAATAATCATATTGAAATTTGTGCCAAAGAGACATAACCTTAATATTGTGTACCATTTATTGTTCAATCAAAACTCTGTTTAGATGTTTATAAGATAGAACATGACATATTACAAAAGTTCTATCTTCTTATATTAAATGGTGTACGATGACTTATTTAAAACTTTATAGAATTGTAAATAATGAAGAGTACAAGATAATATAACTGCAAAATATGCGTGAATTTTACATAGTTTGAATAGATTAGATTTCTGtatagatatattatatttcacTTTATTAGTATATCATTAACATAGCTTTATTAGTATTTAAGAAAGTACAGAGAATGGTTTTTGTATATcaattttatggaaattttgTGAAACATAAGATAACGCAAAGTATTCGTATCAGTTACATTAAATTCAACTAAAATATTGGtcattaaaataaaaacgattattttagaAATACAAAGTTTTATTTCAAGGGTGCAATTGTATGTACATTTTCTTTACAGATATCATTCTAAATCACAGATTGCTAGTAGTAGTtcattatcatttaataatgataatattagatcatcccataagttcgtgccgacttttgtatatacatttcatgtgtcgatttataaacatacggcgataagggaccaatgcacttgaaaaatgggaagaagttgtacaacgagagggggattacattttttcatgaaactgaaaggtatgtaagcaatcttaacatatataaccactcgaaaaacggaacgaacttatgggatgacctaatactatTTAAGGAAGCAAAAGCATTAATTTATTCTACATTATTCATTTTGTGTCCAGTTTGCTTAGATCATATGGTGTAATTCATTTTAAGATATCAATTATGTATCTTTACAAGAGTATCATAGCaagtttttataaaatacattaaaacatatattatatacatttgatACTATAATACATTTACTAAATATACATTTGATACTAtcgaatattattctatatcgatcatttactttattattttctgatttaaaatatcaaaacaTTGTTGCAATCTATACAACATTAAACATATCCAATGgtgtataatatatacacaGGACTTTCTTGTTCTACTAAAAAGATTATTCAAATTTTTGctatcgataaaatattttgaactaATAAGTCTATAATTAGAAAGCATTACCTATTTTAGATCTCTGCAGATTGcaaatataatttctattttaaaaagatatgcgcaattgtataaataaaattctatgtTAGTATTAAGTTGTCCCAAGTTTCTTttgttctataaggaaatactAGATACTAATATCTAATGATACTAAATGATACTATCTATATATACTAAATActaattatgtatgatccattttgttctattgaaACAAAATCCAGAttcaataaaacaaaaaaatattatgcatctattatttctttttaaaaggaaagaaacttttaggacaacctaatatataatcTTCCTACGCAATACAATTATCGATCAGCGTTAAAATACTGACTAGGTCTTCTgcttatacatatttattaggaCTATATTAAAAGTACAATGCACATATATCTAAAATACTTTAAATTCTGCTGCCTCATACGATTAAATATACTTAAAAACTTACAAAAAAaagttatatatacatatatttagtgACTGTAAGTAATCGTCAGTCGATACGTATAACAGGCAGcgttttatttttttgtttatttcgTCTAATTGAGACTATGCGATCACTAAATCATAATAAATTGCACGATAATAGATCACTTTGCTCGATCCAGTTATATTAGAATCAGTGTCATTATACTTTTTTTTCCTATTCGTTTACCTATTTCAAGAATAGTGACGTATTTCTTTAATCTATTATGTTCAGTGTGTAATAACTAATTAACGCGTGTAACGTACCATTAAGAACGTCCTTTAATGGAGGGAAACAATCCTGCTGTTTTATCCGTTTCAGATCAATCAGATCGTCCCGTAATAATGTATTGTTGTACCCGTTTTCACGAAACACTCACTCTCTTAATTAATCTTCGTCTCCTACTGTCTCGTTCATTTGTACACCATTACATCGACGTGATTTTACGCCGTTCAAATTATATGACATCTCCCAAAAAAAAATTGACACGCAATAAAAATTGCTTGTCAATCTCGTTACTTTAATCAGTCTTTTATTTTCCGTACTCTTGATGTATACTTATGAGGAACCAAAATGTTATTGCTAAGAATACCGTTCCCGAGAGATCGCCTAATGCCGTTAAATATGGAATGGCGGAATTGTCCGGGTCGATTTTGTATTGCCACATAGCGTGAATAATGATATGCGCCACGTAGAGCAACAGCATAACCTGTAAAACAAAAATCGTGAATTTTTTTTCCCGTGATACAAACCTTTCACTTTTTCATTAGTACACTCGAATCAACGTGCATTATATACTCACTTGAAGAATGGCCATGACGATGTAAGAAACCACAAAGCATATATGTAACGTGGATGTTCCCTTTGAGATATAATCGGCggcaaaaatgaaaattatttcaccGAAAATCGCCATGCAAATGAGTATTCTGGCTGTTTTCGCGTACAGCGCTAAAGAACAAGAAAGTGAACATTATTATGTAATCGTCGAGCTGCGAAAAAGCAtgtaatagcgtaatattagtTATTGTTGCATCACTTACAGCCTCTGAAAAGCGCTTTCCATGGACTGATGAAAATTTTCGAGTGTGGCGGTAAAATTCCCATAATCGTTGTCTGGTGCAATGTAGTTGAGATTCGAGATGCTTGCACAGAGACTAAATTACCACCAATTCCGTTTATGATTGGTTGAAAGATCACGAATCCATCGAACGAGTCAACAACTTGATCAAGAACCAAACCGCCAAATCtaaattagaatataaaattgaaacagTAGAACGACAGAATCGTGTAACGATGTATCGCGTGATTTATTCTTAAGAATTAGTCGaaattcattaacgacgattgAAAGTGATACGAACCCACTGATAAACAAGGCCGATAAAACAGGAAGCCATCCAGATGTTAAAACATGTTTAGTGTAATTATTCTTAAGAACCACATAGATCCAAAACggtaaaattaaaaagtaacagccaagtataacgtataagatcCATGGTTCTGGCGTCATTCTGTTGTACAATCCTGATGCTATCATTGATAGAACGCTAATTGATATGACGTCTCCAAAGGAGGCAGCCAAAGGCGTAGCTAAATTGTCGGGGTTCATTTTGCATCGATATGAAATCATGATAACGGCGATCATTACAAAATCTGTAAGAAAAGAAACATTAATGCAAAAACATCGAAACAGTGAAGTAATACGTTAAGTAATATGTTAACTTGCTTTTTTTACGGTATAGCATAGTAACGTAATGTAATGAATCGACAAATTACGTTTgcaaacttgaaatatatacaatataaataggaatttgATCTACGatcaattataataattttacctAGAATAAAGCAAGTGCTCGTGGCAGTGCAGACGCTAGCTGTGGCTAATAATAGGCAATTGTTCCATTTGAAAGTGTACTCGCTGCCTTCCATTATAGCGTTGACTGTGATCGCGAAGATCGATACCAAAACAGCCGCGACGATCGCCTGTATCTGTACCAATGCGATATtaccaataattatttttaCGATTTCTCGAAACTCGTGCATGTTACCCAAATTGGCTTGCGTGGATATCCGTGAGGCTAAGCACATATCGAGATTGCCTTTCAGGCCCAACAGCGAAGGGATTAGAATGAATAATTGAGAAATGGCGCAGAATACTGGCCAGTCCTAAAACAGAAACGGCATTTAATTAGAGGATTACGTTCCTTGGGATATTCTTACAAATGGAACGCAACCAAGAATGTAAATTACGTTTCAAGAATTTCTACATTAGTAAATGCCGATAAAATCTTACATCGCGGATGTTTGTACCGAAGGGCTTGGGTTGAGATTACTAGAGAGTAGAGGGATTAAGACGAGCTGGAGAAAGGTGGGATCAGAGGAAGGTATTTATGTAAAAGATTCTTGAGATTACGACCCTGTTGCTCTTGGGCCATCGTATTTCATATGTACAACAGATAAAATGCAAAGGtgtgataaataaaaaaagagtgCTACGATGTGTTGTAACATTATCTTCAGATAATAAGACTAAAGTGTATGATCGATAAGAAAAACTGGTGTTCGGAAAAATACGTGATTTATTCCATTACTACGATTACTACGATCAAACTTAGATTCGTTATCTATACGAGATAATCGAAATTGAGACGACGACCTGCTTTTAGCATTTATTAATGTTAGAGGAAACGTACCTTGACTTGGTTAAGCACCAGGCCCGCGCCGATCGTACCTATCCCAGCGATGAAGAATGGAACAGCGACTTGGAAGGTGGTTTGATACCATTTCTCATTCCTGTATGGTCTGTTATCAAAGCCGCCCGTGTCATTACGGAGGTCAGGTACAGGATCTGAATTTGCGACGGAAGAGATGGTCACTACGGAACTTCCACTTGAAATTGTTCCACCACCGAGATTGGGCAGTGACATGTCCGTTTTGTTCTTTTGGCCGTTAGGATTTTTCAGACCCGCTATCGAGAAATCAATACATCTCACATCTGAACCGTACGACATTTAAAAGACATTTAATCATTCGTTAGAATGTTATCGTGAATTACCGAATGatgcatatgtatagctttagTCACAACGCAGTTCCAATATTTGACATTTGTTACGAATTCTTAAAAGTTTATCGATATAAATTCACGATGTCGTCAATGGTACGTAAATCGCGAAATGCGTCGTTACTACTTCGACGCTCTCACGAAACTCATCTTTTTATTTCGTGCGAGCAGACAAGaaataacgaataaggttatcaCGGTAGAACGATTGCCGTTACTTATAAATCATTTTACAACACCGATACAACATATCCTTTATTGCATTGTACTCTCGTAGGCAATACGATACGGTGAATACTTTGATCGACTAAGCGACTGTTTTATCAATACGATTGCGGATAATTAACATAACGGATTTTCATTAATATCGATCTAAAGAATGTGTCCGCGCAAAGTTATGTTTCAATCTTTATGTTCGCTCGATTCTCCGACGTGTCCGTTTTGCCGCTTGTTCAATGAAATCGTACGCGAAACAAATGAACTTTTGCGTTATCATCGCCGGCAACAACATTCGTGATGCGTTCTATGGTACAGCGCGTCAATTTCTCATTAGAAGGTACAAATGTCTATAAAAGTTGTACGGCTCGTGCCTTTTTGacgttttgaaatattttacgtaATATTTTAAGCATTCGAACGTACAATAACAGATATAACTATTAAATCGTCATCGATTTTCTTTCTGCATTTTCTTTACGTCAATACTGTAAGTATCACAGTAAGTATATAAATTCTTACCTGCCACTTTCTTCACGACATCAGGTTCTGCTTTAATGTCGGCCGATGCGTTTAGTTTGTTGTCGATATCTTTTTCTATATTGTCGATATCTAACGCATAATTATCCTTCCCGTTTGATACGTTGTCTCCCTCTATAGTGAGCACGTGATCTTTAACTCCCCTGTCATTAGCTTTGTTTACTAGATGCTCATTACAATCCGTGCAATCGTTTAAGTTTATAATAGTCATGTTTGACAGTGCCGGTTCAGTTGGCGATTCCGGAAAAGCGACCATATCTGGAATATATTTGataattcgataaaaaaaaaaaaaaaaaaaaaacgctcaAAGGAGTCACATCGAATTTATTTTGACACATACCGAGTTCGGTGTTGGCGAACAATTTTGTagtattttctacaaaatcggaAAAGTGCTGGATCAACTTGAGATACTTTCACGTCAGATCTGCCTATTTTAGTCAGTTTTGATCTTTaaagtttaaaaataaatatgtattattattcACACGAATAGAATGTCGAATTCGTTTTAAAAACAGATAAccaaagaaattaattaatgttTCATCGTATTATAGAATTGACGCATTAAAGCTTATCGATCTATCCGTTAATCGTAAATTTCATTACGCATTAAGATACTATATGACCGATATTGATCAAAGAGTTGTTCGTTAACTGATAATATACGAAGATATTCATGAACTGATAGTTACGTCTTGCTACTCTCTTAAGTCGTTGCTCTTGGTCTAGACGTTTTGATAGCATATGAAACTTAATATACGAGATCAGCATAGTATCATTAACGACACGAGGAACTTAGTTCTTGTATTACTATTAATCTAAGTCCACGTGTCGTCGGATTTAAATTACATGCGTGCAAAAATGCTGAAAACAGCCGTTTACAATATTTCACTAGAATCTATGTAGAGGGCACCCTTTTTTGTGAAAGCTTGCAAACACGTATTACTAGAGGTAATGAAAATTAACGACAGACTTATGTTTATAGGAGCATATTTTA
Encoded here:
- the LOC126919010 gene encoding uncharacterized protein LOC126919010 isoform X1: MSMMKVVVFLVAVAATRALPLSKVHVKFISPPHIYEHGITTDGDRTIDQTSYVSIGRRSTTGNPTEFGQRLHNKGNVAPYIKPENAESLWPVGVFIPPVDINDLGYSSRESRHMTPDFSNGLEYHDPYLLTGEEAMLAVKYLYSQGELFYDDIPHERALLKNQEERRRNGLHGHILRSLRPTSPFSRKA
- the LOC126919010 gene encoding uncharacterized protein LOC126919010 isoform X2 gives rise to the protein MKVVVFLVAVAATRALPLSKVHVKFISPPHIYEHGITTDGDRTIDQTSYVSIGRRSTTGNPTEFGQRLHNKGNVAPYIKPENAESLWPVGVFIPPVDINDLGYSSRESRHMTPDFSNGLEYHDPYLLTGEEAMLAVKYLYSQGELFYDDIPHERALLKNQEERRRNGLHGHILRSLRPTSPFSRKA
- the LOC126918968 gene encoding solute carrier family 41 member 1-like isoform X2, with amino-acid sequence MVAFPESPTEPALSNMTIINLNDCTDCNEHLVNKANDRGVKDHVLTIEGDNVSNGKDNYALDIDNIEKDIDNKLNASADIKAEPDVVKKVADPVPDLRNDTGGFDNRPYRNEKWYQTTFQVAVPFFIAGIGTIGAGLVLNQVKDWPVFCAISQLFILIPSLLGLKGNLDMCLASRISTQANLGNMHEFREIVKIIIGNIALVQIQAIVAAVLVSIFAITVNAIMEGSEYTFKWNNCLLLATASVCTATSTCFILDFVMIAVIMISYRCKMNPDNLATPLAASFGDVISISVLSMIASGLYNRMTPEPWILYVILGCYFLILPFWIYVVLKNNYTKHVLTSGWLPVLSALFISGFGGLVLDQVVDSFDGFVIFQPIINGIGGNLVSVQASRISTTLHQTTIMGILPPHSKIFISPWKALFRGSLYAKTARILICMAIFGEIIFIFAADYISKGTSTLHICFVVSYIVMAILQVMLLLYVAHIIIHAMWQYKIDPDNSAIPYLTALGDLSGTVFLAITFWFLISIHQEYGK
- the LOC126918968 gene encoding solute carrier family 41 member 1-like isoform X1 — translated: MVAFPESPTEPALSNMTIINLNDCTDCNEHLVNKANDRGVKDHVLTIEGDNVSNGKDNYALDIDNIEKDIDNKLNASADIKAEPDVVKKVAAGLKNPNGQKNKTDMSLPNLGGGTISSGSSVVTISSVANSDPVPDLRNDTGGFDNRPYRNEKWYQTTFQVAVPFFIAGIGTIGAGLVLNQVKDWPVFCAISQLFILIPSLLGLKGNLDMCLASRISTQANLGNMHEFREIVKIIIGNIALVQIQAIVAAVLVSIFAITVNAIMEGSEYTFKWNNCLLLATASVCTATSTCFILDFVMIAVIMISYRCKMNPDNLATPLAASFGDVISISVLSMIASGLYNRMTPEPWILYVILGCYFLILPFWIYVVLKNNYTKHVLTSGWLPVLSALFISGFGGLVLDQVVDSFDGFVIFQPIINGIGGNLVSVQASRISTTLHQTTIMGILPPHSKIFISPWKALFRGSLYAKTARILICMAIFGEIIFIFAADYISKGTSTLHICFVVSYIVMAILQVMLLLYVAHIIIHAMWQYKIDPDNSAIPYLTALGDLSGTVFLAITFWFLISIHQEYGK